In Cervus canadensis isolate Bull #8, Minnesota chromosome 6, ASM1932006v1, whole genome shotgun sequence, one DNA window encodes the following:
- the LGALS3 gene encoding galectin-3 has protein sequence MADGFSLNDALSGPGKPNPQGWPGSWGNQPAGAGGYPGAAYPGAYPGQGPPGAYPGQGPPGAYPGQGPPGAYPGQGPPGAYPGPTAPAYPGPTAPGAYPGPGAYPPPAQPSAPGAYPAASPYGVPSGPLNVPYDLPFPGGIMPRMLITILGTVKPNANRLALDFKRGNDIAFHFNPRFNEDNRKVIVCNSNLNNNWGKEERQMVFPFESGKPFKIQVLVEPDHFKVAVNDAHLLQYNHRVKNFGEISTLRISGDITLTSASHTMI, from the exons ATGGCAGACGGTTTTTCG CTTAATGATGCCTTATCTGGGCCTGGAAAACCAAACCCTCAAGGTTGGCCTGGTTCATGGGGAAACCAGCCTGCTGGGGCAGGGGGCTACCCAGGAGCGGCCTATCCTGGGGCCTACCCTGGACAAGGACCTCCTGGGGCCTACCCTGGACAAGGACCTCCTGGGGCCTACCCTGGACAAGGACCTCCTGGGGCTTACCCTGGACAGGGACCTCCTGGGGCCTACCCTGGCCCAACAGCACCTGCTTACCCTGGACCAACTGCACCGGGTGCCTACCCCGGACCTGGGGCCTACCCGCCTCCCGCACAGCCAAGTGCCCCTGGAGCCTACCCTGCTGCCAGCCCCTATGGCGTCCCTTCTGGACCCCTG AATGTGCCTTATGACCTGCCTTTTCCTGGAGGAATCATGCCTCGCATGCTGATAACAATCCTGGGTACAGTAAAGCCCAATGCGAACAG actTGCTTTAGATTTCAAGAGAGGGAATGATATTGCCTTCCACTTTAACCCACGCTTCAACGAGGACAACAGGAAAGTCATTGTTTGCAATTCAAACCTGAATAATAactggggaaaggaagaaagacaaatGGTTTTCCCATTTGAAAGTGGTAAACCTTTCAAA ATACAAGTGCTGGTTGAACCTGACCATTTCAAGGTTGCAGTCAATGATGCTCACTTGTTGCAGTACAATCATCGGGTGAAAAATTTTGGTGAAATCAGTACGCTGAGAATTTCTGGTGACATAACTCTCACCAGTGCTTCACACACTATGATATAA